A genomic region of Chelonia mydas isolate rCheMyd1 chromosome 9, rCheMyd1.pri.v2, whole genome shotgun sequence contains the following coding sequences:
- the LOC102932878 gene encoding adrenodoxin, translated as MMARCTPQLIRTLLNGLNLGKVQSFQCLRVAEHNQAPVSLQPKRSFGSTHRLHDVPRDTGSADRVTVHFINRDGERLTATAKEGESLLEVVVNQNLGIDGFGACEGTLACSTCHLIFEEDVFQKLDAITDEELDMLDLAYGLTDTSRLGCQVCVKKAMDGLTVQVPMEVADMRRELEVGKQSK; from the exons ATGATGGCACGGTGCACTCCGCAGCTTATCCGCACCTTGCTAAACGGACTTAATTTGGGCAAAGTTCAGTCTTTTCAATGCCTCAGAGTAGCGGAGCACAATCAGGCACCTGTCAGCCTGCAGCCAAAGAGAAGCTTCGGCTCCACACACAGGCTCCATGATGTCCCAAGGGACACAGG CTCTGCGGACAGAGTGACGGTGCATTTTATAAACCGGGATGGAGAGAGACTCACGGCCACAGCCAAAGAAGGGGAGAGTTTGCTGGAAGTGGTGGTTAATCAAAACCTGGGCATCGATGGCTTTG gTGCCTGTGAAGGTACATTGGCCTGCTCCACGTGTCACCTCATCTTTGAGGAGGACGTCTTTCAAAAGTTGGATGCCATTACAGACgaggagctggacatgctggaTTTGGCCTATGGACTCACTGATAC ATCACGTCTAGGCTGCCAGGTGTGTGTTAAGAAGGCGATGGATGGTCTGACTGTCCAGGTCCCCATGGAGGTTGCTGACATGAGGAGAGAGCTGGAAGTGGGAAAGCAAAGCAAATAA
- the MSN gene encoding moesin: MPKTISVRVTTMDAELEFAIQPNTTGKQLFDQVVKTIGLREVWFFGLQYQDTKGFSTWLKLNKKVTAQDVRKESPLLFKFRAKFYPEDVSEELIQDITQRLFFLQVKEGILNDDIYCPPETAVLLASYAVQSKHGDFNKELHKPGYLAGDKLLPQRVLEQHKLNKDQWEERIQVWHEEHRGMLREDAILEYLKIAQDLEMYGVNYFSIKNKKGSELWLGVDALGLNIYEQNDRLTPKIGFPWSEIRNISFNDKKFVIKPIDKKAPDFVFYAPRLRINKRILALCMGNHELYMRRRKPDTIEVQQMKAQAREEKHQKQMERALLENEKKKRELAEKEKEKIEREKEELMERLRQIEEQTKKAQLELEEQTRRALELEQERKRAQEEAEKLAKERKEAEEAKEALLKASHDQKKTQEQLAAEMSELTSKISQLEIARQKKESEAMEWQQKAQTVQEDLEKTKEELKTAMSTPHVTEPMQSENEHDDEQDENAAEASAELKADATIKDRSEEDRTTEAEKNERVQKHLKALTSELANARDETKKTANDMIHAENMRQGRDKYKTLRQIRQGNTKQRIDEFESM, encoded by the exons GTTGTGAAGACAATTGGGCTGAGAGAGGTCTGGTTTTTTGGACTTCAGTATCAGGACACCAAGGGCTTCTCGACATGGCTGAAACTTAATAAAAAG GTGACCGCACAGGATGTACGCAAGGAAAGCCCTCTGCTCTTCAAGTTCCGTGCCAAGTTCTACCCAGAGGATGTGTCAGAGGAGCTGATTCAGGACATCACGCAGCGCCTCTTTTTCCTCCAGGTGAAGGAGGGCATCTTGAATGATGATATCTATTGCCCTCCAGAGACTGCTGTCCTGCTGGCTTCCTATGCCGTCCAATCTAAACATGGAGATTTCAACAAGGAGCTGCATAAGCCTGGCTATCTTGCTGGTGACAAACTGCTCCCTCAAAG AGTTCTGGAGCAGCACAAACTCAACAAAGACCAATGGGAGGAGAGGATCCAAGTGTGGCATGAGGAACATCGGGGAATGCTCAG GGAAGATGCCATCTTGGAGTACCTGAAAATTGCACAGGATCTAGAAATGTATGGCGTGAACTACTTCAGCATTAAGAATAAGAAGGGCTCTGAACTCTGGCTAGGTGTTGATGCTCTCGGACTCAACATTTATGAGCAGAACGACAG GTTAACTCCAAAAATTGGATTCCCTTGGAGTGAGATCAGGAATATCTCATTCAATGACAAGAAGTTTGTTATCAAGCCCATTGACAAGAAAGCACCA GATTTTGTATTCTATGCTCCACGATTACGGATTAACAAGCGAATCCTGGCACTGTGCATGGGGAACCATGAGCTCTATATGCGCAGACGTAAACCAGACACCATTGAGGTGCAGCAGATGAAGGCACAGGCTCGGGAAGAGAAGCATCAGAAACAGATGGAGAG AGCTCTGCTGGAGAATGAGAAGAAAAAGAGGGAACTGgcagaaaaggagaaagaaaagattgAGCGTGAGAAGGAAGAGCTGATGGAACGACTCAGACAAATTGAGGAGCAAACCAAGAAAGCTCAACTAG AATTAGAAGAACAGACCCGCAGGGCATTGGAGCTAGAGCAGGAAAGGAAACGAGCCCAGGAAGAAGCAGAGAAGCTGGCTAAGGAACGCAAAGAGGCAGAGGAGGCAAAGGAAGCCCTGCTGAAAGCATCCCATGATCAGAAAAAGACCCAGGAGCAGCTG GCAGCTGAGATGTCAGAACTCACATCCAAAATCTCACAGCTGGAAATAGCCAGGCAGAAGAAGGAGAGTGAAGCCATGGAGTGGCAACAGAAG GCTCAGACTGTGCAGGAAGACCTAGAGAAGACCAAAGAGGAACTGAAGACGGCCATGAGCACCCCTCATGTCACCGAACCCATGCAGTCTGAGAACGAGCATGATGATGAACAGGATGAGAACGCTGCAGAGGCCAGTGCTGAACTGAAGGCAGATGCCACCATCAAGGACCGCAGTGAGGAGGATCGCACCACTGAGGCGGAGAAGAACGAACGGGTTCAGAAACACTTGAAG gctcttacctcagagctgGCAAATGCCCGGGATGAAACTAAGAAGACAGCCAATGACATGATCCACGCTGAGAACATGCGGCAGGGCCGTGACAAGTACAAGACCCTCCGCCAGATCCGGCAGGGCAATACTAAGCAGCGCATTGATGAGTTTGAGTCCATGTAA